A region of Lycium barbarum isolate Lr01 chromosome 1, ASM1917538v2, whole genome shotgun sequence DNA encodes the following proteins:
- the LOC132598479 gene encoding protein MLN51 homolog → MMAGVEEKDVEYESDPEETKLSLTTRRREASDDEGEKTPKKVDDVEYESDEEEAKLSLKMRRREASDDEEGEKTEKPLRRVDSDDESEGQGGAAEYDEEEIEEEYVDEGNEESGVVEEEDGVVKEVLGELRSGMEDGSGVVLGEEKKVNEPYAVPTAGAFYMHDDRFRDNAGGRHRRTFGGRKLWESKDDWKWGHDKFEELTVEERHYEEGRRTSRGRYRGRGRARGAARGTSQGRRPKAYINDYNQSTNNNQKIQNSAPKGMRGRGPSRYRPTSKENIDASPMYKQSGQSVEKLSDNSSSEASAPVSDLQNDGITSVKQNFASSLNYASPPFYPSSSSTKENTVTHKRDLQTGTSSHRVQPYLSGKSSAAAQSTAMLRGKDVRVSTGIDKLKIDDSISADFAKLPSNLQMPPGASSVYSNKQPQRGQGRGFNTSPHMNYQYPPNNQGNRVSQPTKLHSTQRNSAQTRGQPSLQGTQQLAQQAGTGSQSSPPPRTGETVNTLHGEIASSLESGKLSAMVAKGKGSLQGAGRGSAPYGGAQGMGSPGDTGSGKGDQNVSATPAYLPVMQFGGQQPGGMRAAVGMAFPGYVGQPQLGLGNSDMTWLPVLAGAAGAFGPRYCSPYFALDGAYHARSSGGPISSLTAAPSKEEDSTSKPSNERKTQQKNELTNDNSGQRQKNPRRYTEMKFDQ, encoded by the exons ATGATGGCGGGAGTGGAAGAAAAAGATGTGGAGTACGAGAGTGATCCTGAAGAAACAAAGTTATCTTTGACGACGAGGAGAAGAGAAGCAAGTGACGATGAGGGTGAAAAGACCCCAAAGAAGGTTGATGACGTGGAGTACGAGAGTGATGAGGAAGAAGCAAAGCTGTCTTTAAAGATGAGAAGGAGAGAAGCAAGTGATGATGAAGAGGGTGAAAAGACTGAAAAGCCCTTAAGGAGGGTTGATTCCGATGACGAATCCGAGGGACAAGGCGGTGCTGCTGAATACGACGAAGAAGAGATAGAGGAAGAGTATGTTGATGAGGGTAATGAAGAAAGTGGTGTTGTTGAGGAGGAGGATGGTGTAGTAAAGGAGGTTTTGGGGGAATTGCGTTCGGGGATGGAGGATGGTAGTGGGGTTGTTTTGGGAGAGGAGAAAAAAGTGAATGAACCTTATGCAGTGCCTACGGCGGGTGCATTCTATATGCACGATGATAGGTTTCGAGATAATGCTGGTGGCCGACACAG GCGTACATTTGGTGGCAgaaagttatgggaatcaaaagATGATTGGAAATGGGGGCATGACAAGTTCGAAGAGTTGACTGTGGAGGAGAGGCATTATGAAGAG GGTAGGAGGACCTCAAGGGGCCGTTATCGAGGTCGTGGTAGAGCTCGAGGGGCTGCACGTGGAACTTCTCAAGGAAGAAGACCAAAGGCATACATCAATGATTACAATCAGAGTACCAATAATAACCAGAAGATTCAGAACAGTGCTCCAAAAGGTATGCGGGGTCGGGGACCAAGCAGGTATCGACCAACATCTAAGGAAAACATTGATGCATCTCCAATGTACAAGCA ATCTGGTCAGTCAGTTGAGAAACTTTCTGATAATAGCAGCAGCGAAGCATCTGCTCCTGTATCAGATCTGCAAAATGATGGAATTACATCTGTGAAGCAAAACTTTGCATCAAGCTTGAATTATGCTTCTCCTCCATTTTACCCCTCTAGTTCTTCTACTAAAGAAAATACAGTGACACACAAGAGGGATTTGCAGACCGGGACAAGCAGCCACCGCGTGCAGCCTTATCTTTCAGGCAAAAGTTCTGCTGCTGCACAATCAACGGCAATGTTGCGGGGGAAGGATGTGAGGGTTTCTACTGGTATAGACAAGCTTAAAATTGATGATTCGATTTCTGCAGATTTTGCGAAGCTTCCGTCCAATTTACAGATGCCTCCTGGTGCCTCGTCAGTGTACTCTAATAAGCAGCCTCAGAGAGGCCAAGGAAGAGGATTTAATACATCGCCACATATGAATTACCAATACCCTCCCAATAACCAAGGTAACAGAGTTTCTCAGCCAACCAAGCTCCATTCTACTCAGCGAAATTCTGCTCAAACTCGAGGACAACCTTCTCTGCAAGGTACCCAGCAGCTTGCGCAGCAAGCTGGTACTGGATCTCAATCTTCTCCTCCTCCCAGGACAGGAGAAACTGTGAATACCTTACATGGAGAGATTGCATCTTCTTTAGAGTCGGGAAAATTGAGTGCTATGGTTGCAAAAGGAAAAGGCAGTCTTCAGGGCGCTGGAAGGGGATCAGCCCCGTATGGCGGGGCACAAGGTATGGGTTCGCCTGGAGACACGGGTAGTGGTAAAGGTGATCAGAACGTATCTGCAACTCCAGCCTATTTGCCAG TGATGCAATTTGGGGGACAGCAACCTGGTGGCATGAGGGCTGCTGTTGGCATGGCCTTCCCTGGATACGTTGGTCAACCACAACTTGGGTTGGGGAATTCCGATATGACATG GTTGCCAGTTTTAGCTGGGGCTGCTGGAGCATTTGGCCCAAGATACTGTTCGCCGTATTTTGCTCTTGATGGTGCTTATCATGCTCGCTCATCTGGTGGGCCGATATCTTCTCTGACTGCTGCTCCAAG CAAAGAGGAGGATAGTACCAGTAAACCAAGCAATGAGCGGAAAACCCAACAGAAGAATG AGCTAACTAATGATAATTCCGGACAGCGACAGAAGAACCCTCGCAG ATATACGGAGATGAAGTTTGACCAATGA